A stretch of Schistocerca nitens isolate TAMUIC-IGC-003100 chromosome 6, iqSchNite1.1, whole genome shotgun sequence DNA encodes these proteins:
- the LOC126263655 gene encoding uncharacterized protein LOC126263655: protein MSISCCRVHRCSIWGLLAILTAIAGAVVLPRPPSGAEPRNRRDIRAATVEPRSHVTSSELPKQIPAPPSRTVMQHRPTPALIQLQLRWEDRQRPSVTLPPRLFTPTVQRYTHRTDLLPNTV from the coding sequence ATGCAGCATCTGGGGGCTGCTTGCCATACTCACAGCAATAGCTGGAGCAGTAGTACTACCACGACCTCCTTCTGGAGCTGAACCAAGGAACAGGAGAGACATTCGTGCAGCAACTGTGGAACCAAGGTCTCACGTGACATCAAGTGAACTGCCAAAACAAATACCAGCACCACCATCACGAACAGTAATGCAGCATAGACCTACACCTGCACTGATTCAACTACAGCTGCGCTGGGAAGACAGGCAACGCCCATCAGTTACACTGCCTCCAAGACTTTTTACACCAACAGTGCAGCGATACACACATCGTACTGACTTGTTGCCCAACACTGTCTAA